From a single Apium graveolens cultivar Ventura chromosome 2, ASM990537v1, whole genome shotgun sequence genomic region:
- the LOC141708664 gene encoding protein PGR has protein sequence MTIPMTQPLIAVLISSSIAASSYKKKSLDLSGAFMGFVVMAIHFAVNYRFGAMLLVFFFTSSKLTKLGDEKKRKIDPEYKEGGQRNWLQVLSNAGIASLLVILFWIMSGSEDKCLDSTESQFATALIGSIIGHYSCSNGDTWSSELGILSDAQPRLITTFKPVRRGTNGGVTKAGLIAAAAAGSIIGLTFVLMGFFTTNCMFDKSLNQLLVIPLSTLAGLSGSVIDSLLGATLQFTGFCSVRNKIVGKPGPTVKKISGLKILDNNAVNLVSIVLTAMLTSFAVVYIF, from the exons ATGACAATTCCGATGACACAGCCACTTATAGCAGTGCTAATCTCATCATCGATCGCCGCAAGTTCTTATAAAAAGAAGTCTCTCGATCTCTCCGGCGCTTTTATGGGTTTTGTTGTTATGGCTATCCACTTTGCCGTCAATTATAG GTTTGGAGCAATGCTGCTTGTTTTCTTCTTCACTTCCTCCAAGCTTACCAAGTTGGGAGACGAGAAGAAGAGGAAAATTGACCCTGAGTATAAGGAAGGAGGCCAGCGGAATTg GCTACAAGTTCTATCAAATGCTGGAATTGCAAGTCTTCTAGTCATTTTGTTTTGGATCATGTCTGGATCAGAAGATAAGTGCTTAGATTCAACTGAGTCACAGTTTGCGACAGCTCTAATCGGCAGCATCATAGGCCATTATTCGTGCTCAAATGGAGACACTTGGTCATCAGAGCTTGGGATCTTGAGTGATGCACAACCTCGACTAATTACAACCTTCAAG CCAGTTCGAAGGGGAACAAATGGTGGAGTGACAAAAGCAGGACTTATAGCTGCTGCTGCAGCAGGAAGCATCATTGGGCTGACTTTTGTTCTGATGGGGTTTTTCACAACAAATTGTATGTTTGATAAATCCCTGAATCAGCTACTGGTGATACCCCTTTCTACTCTGGCAGGACTATCCGGAAGTGTTATTGATTCTTTGTTAGGAGCCACACTCCAATTTACTGGATTCTGCAGTGTTCGTAATAAG ATTGTTGGAAAACCAGGACCAACAGTGAAGAAAATCTCAGGCCTAAAGATTCTTGACAACAATGCTGTTAATCTTGTTTCGATAGTGCTGACTGCAATGTTGACTTCCTTTGCCGTCGTATACATTTTCTAG
- the LOC141708665 gene encoding uncharacterized protein LOC141708665 yields the protein MDTACSSSSSSSSSAESVMIEALIKRGWCFGDIDKVKALIVIQCALHGEASSPPLDLIESQLCNMDFKSIGAKSLPDSSVLRSKFTRLQGPKVLQVSAARDISRSIIAESSGNSSNKRLLRLKLTDGHSEITAIEFSHIPSIPDDVVPGTKIRFEDKAVMRNGILCLNPKVITVLGGVVQSLFEEWQMNQKYSGFSRTSVQLTNDGDTGGPPQFEKLHVGAPSRRFNHGKFPQFPGPSSKSSDLAFADKDGGSIYGQSSKRQHPVTKVDNINNNVKSISSVERNEGKVTTSSEGKVTTSSESRPKEVVELIPVQNQAAAQKLLEKMSDNARGDRFARGGKYRGKGKYEAPVLTLDEWEKRKASANSSMKQGIPDVRQDEDLARQLQNQFDLEDHEQRGPQMTQADAIKLNMFSFAKDNVSDDGRTGGRGRGRGRGRGSGRARGRGFRS from the exons ATGGACACTGCTTGTTCGTCgtcgtcatcatcatcatcatcggCGGAGAGTGTAATGATAGAAGCCCTAATAAAACGAGGGTGGTGTTTCGGAGACATTGATAAAGTTAAGGCTTTAATTGTAATTCAGTGCGCACTTCACGGAGAAGCTTCTTCACCACCCCTTGATTTAATCGAATCTCAACTTTGTAATATGGACTTCAAATCAATCGGTGCTAAGTCGTTGCCTGACTCTTCTGTCCTTCGCTCCAAGTTTACTCGTCTTCAAGGCCCTAAAGTCCTTCAG GTTTCTGCAGCCAGGGACATATCTCGAAGTATTATAGCTGAAAGTTCTGGAAACTCAAGCAACAAGAGGCTATTAAGATTAAAGCTTACGGATGGACATTCTGAAATTACTGCTATTGAGTTCTCCCATATACCATCCATTCCCGATGATGTTGTTCCTGGCACCAAG ATCCGTTTTGAAGATAAAGCCGTCATGCGAAATGGTATCTTATGCTTAAATCCGAAAGTTATAACTGTATTAGGAGGTGTTGTTCAGTCACTTTTTGAAGAATGGCAAATGAACCAGAAATACTCAGGTTTCTCGCGCACATCAGTACAATTAACAAATGACGGTGACACTGGGGGCCCACCACAATTTGAGAAATTGCATGTTGGGGCACCTTCCCGTCGGTTTAACCATGGAAAATTTCCTC AGTTTCCTGGACCGAGTTCGAAGAGTTCGGACCTTGCTTTTGCAGACAAAGATGGAGGTTCTATATACGGGCAGAGCAGTAAGCGGCAGCATCCTGTTACAAAGGTTGATAACATTAACAATAATGTCAAATCAATTTCTTCTGTCGAGCGGAATGAAGGAAAGGTTACCACTTCCTCTGAAGGAAAGGTTACCACTTCCTCTGAATCAAGACCAAAAGAAG TGGTTGAATTGATCCCTGTTCAAAATCAAGCTGCTGCACAGAAGCTCCTAGAGAAAATGAGTGATAATGCCCGAGGTGATCGTTTTGCTAGAGGTGGGAAGTACAGAGGAAAGGGAAAATATGAGGCACCTGTCTTAACTTTGGATGAATGGGAGAAGAGAAAAGCTAGTGCAAACTCATCGATGAAACAAGGGATTCCTGATGTTAGGCAGGATGAGGATCTAGCACGCCAGCTTCAGAACCAGTTTGACTTGGAAGATCAT GAACAAAGAGGTCCCCAAATGACGCAGGCAGATGCTATTAAATTGAATATGTTCAGTTTTGCTAAAGACAATGTTAGTGACGACGGAAGGACAGGAGGGAGAGGCAGGGGGAGAGGAAGAGGGAGAGGCAGTGGAAGAGCACGAGGGCGAGGATTCAGAAGTTGA